The following proteins come from a genomic window of Leishmania major strain Friedlin complete genome, chromosome 1:
- a CDS encoding conserved hypothetical protein (previous protein_id=AAZ09189.1) has protein sequence MSVVLESLLHRSVCCHLAHGEEYRGQLEALDGTFDVVLSQCTRSRAAPKQPAEPLVFLRGENIIYIGFDESSRGEDGTTA, from the coding sequence ATGTCCGTTGTCTTGGAGTCGCTTCTGCACCGATCCGTGTGCTGCCACCTGGCACACGGTGAGGAGTACCGAGGCCAGCTGGAGGCCCTGGACGGCACCTTTGATGTAGTCCTGTCGCAGTGCACGCGGAGTCGCGCCGCCCCAAAGCAACCGGCCGAGCCCCTCGTTTTTCTGCGCGGCGAGAACATCATCTACATCGGCTTCGACGAGTCGTCCAGAGGTGAGGACGGGACCACCGCGTGA
- a CDS encoding conserved hypothetical protein (previous protein_id=AAC24691.1), protein MKITVHVREKIIPLQCGDGTQQVVWLGNAAMIHYDASFGKRFGPPVSIRKEGGVQCDFEARVCDVLEDGQHVFVTLESDRGQ, encoded by the coding sequence ATGAAGATCACCGTTCACGTGCGAGAGAAGATCATACCGCTGCAGTGCGGCGATGGCACGCAGCAGGTGGTGTGGCTCGGTAACGCAGCCATGATACACTACGACGCTTCCTTTGGCAAGCGCTTCGGCCCGCCGGTGTCGATCCGAAAGGAGGGCGGCGTGCAGTGCGACTTTGAGGCCCGCGTGTGCGACGTGCTGGAGGATGGCCAGCACGTCTTTGTGACTCTCGAGAGCGACAGAGGGCAGTGA
- a CDS encoding conserved hypothetical protein (previous protein_id=AAC24626.1): MVLPGVSHYERMPTRTKIQFFWISMLTMGFAYQFLKMTVLRVQPKREEQMYMHIRKVYGDNIPEELLQRAKRQREAQDALTLTNMLRTPTPGQTSNALQNDLDPRALIELKSWNGH, translated from the coding sequence ATGGTTCTGCCGGGCGTATCACATTATGAGCGCATGCCCACGCGTACCAAGATCCAGTTCTTCTGGATCTCCATGCTGACGATGGGCTTCGCGTACCAGTTTCTCAAgatgacggtgctgcgcgtgcagccgAAGCGGGAGGAGCAGATGTATATGCACATCCGAAAGGTGTACGGCGACAACATCccggaggagctgctgcagcgagcgaagcgccagcgcgagGCTCAGGATGCGCTGACGCTGACGAACATGCTGCGCACCCCTACACCGGGCCAGACGTCGAACGCGCTACAGAACGACCTCGACCCTCGCGCCCTCATCGAACTCAAGAGCTGGAACGGGCATTAG